One Ignavibacteria bacterium DNA segment encodes these proteins:
- the rarD gene encoding EamA family transporter RarD, whose amino-acid sequence MSLNRGLLYAFAAYAWWGFFPLYWKLLIKVPALQLIGHRIIWSFISLISVLLILNQWNSFRKSIFDFKIFKIYLLAAVLIGLNWFMYVWAVNAGYIVETSLGYFINPLISVLLGVLFFKEKLKLWQWIPIILAGSGVLYMTISIGELPWIALLLAFTFGFYGMIKKIAPLSSLQGLTLETVILLLPALFYLIQAENSGVGAFTHQGLFTDFLIVLAGVITTIPLLLFASAAKRIPLSYIGVLQYIAPTIQFLLGVLVFKESFSVNQFIGFSAVWIALIIFGLNSFASYRAKSISPPEMD is encoded by the coding sequence TTGTCGTTGAATAGAGGTCTCTTATACGCATTCGCAGCTTACGCATGGTGGGGGTTCTTTCCGCTTTATTGGAAACTGCTAATAAAAGTACCCGCTTTGCAATTGATTGGTCATAGAATTATTTGGTCATTTATTTCTTTGATTTCCGTTTTACTAATCTTAAATCAATGGAATTCATTTCGGAAATCAATTTTTGATTTTAAAATATTCAAAATTTATTTGCTTGCCGCTGTTCTTATCGGCTTGAATTGGTTTATGTATGTTTGGGCAGTGAATGCCGGTTATATTGTCGAAACCAGCCTCGGATATTTCATTAATCCTCTTATAAGTGTGTTGCTCGGTGTTTTATTCTTCAAGGAAAAATTAAAGCTGTGGCAATGGATTCCAATAATTCTTGCGGGCAGCGGAGTTCTATACATGACAATCTCAATTGGGGAGCTGCCGTGGATTGCACTTCTTCTTGCTTTTACATTCGGGTTTTACGGTATGATAAAGAAGATTGCACCTCTCAGCTCTTTACAGGGATTAACACTCGAAACAGTTATTTTACTCCTCCCTGCACTCTTTTATTTAATTCAAGCTGAAAATTCAGGTGTGGGTGCATTCACTCATCAGGGTTTATTTACCGATTTTTTGATTGTCCTCGCTGGAGTTATAACAACCATTCCTCTTCTGCTCTTCGCTTCCGCAGCAAAGAGAATACCCCTTTCATACATCGGCGTTTTGCAGTATATCGCTCCAACAATTCAGTTTTTGCTCGGCGTATTAGTCTTCAAAGAATCTTTCTCTGTTAATCAGTTCATCGGATTCTCTGCCGTATGGATAGCTCTTATAATTTTTGGATTAAACAGTTTCGCGTCCTACAGAGCAAAATCTATATCTCCTCCCGAAATGGATTAA
- a CDS encoding YtxH domain-containing protein, with amino-acid sequence MEENKMAKGLMMGFLAGGIVGAVVALLYAPKAGRELRNDIRIKKDEFIDDTSEYMKIAKSKASDLINDGKKKSEQIIKDAKEKANSLLDDANSVLSDAKTKATEKFGVAKEKITVESERIKDAFKAGVDAYKDEKSKGV; translated from the coding sequence ATGGAAGAAAACAAAATGGCTAAAGGTCTTATGATGGGATTTTTAGCAGGGGGAATAGTCGGTGCAGTTGTGGCTTTGCTCTATGCACCTAAGGCAGGAAGAGAACTAAGAAACGATATCAGAATCAAGAAGGATGAGTTTATCGACGATACATCCGAATACATGAAGATTGCTAAGTCTAAAGCAAGCGACCTTATTAACGACGGAAAGAAAAAATCCGAACAGATTATTAAGGATGCTAAAGAAAAAGCAAATTCCCTTCTGGATGATGCTAATTCAGTTCTGAGCGATGCAAAAACAAAAGCGACTGAAAAATTCGGCGTCGCTAAGGAAAAAATCACCGTAGAGAGCGAAAGAATTAAAGATGCTTTTAAGGCGGGTGTTGATGCGTACAAGGACGAAAAATCCAAAGGTGTTTAA
- a CDS encoding exodeoxyribonuclease III gives MAKTRNTTVYSWNVNGLRAVHKKGFLDWMKVAKPDILCLQETKAHFEQLPGELKEIKGYTSYFHSAKKKGYSGVAVYTRVEPINVSLGIGNDYYDDEGRCIILEFKDYVLANCYFPNGGRGPERVRYKLGFYDELFFLLQRKYYSRKGVIVTGDYNTAHKEIDLARPKQNETNSGFLPEEREWIDKIINLGYTDIFREFNKEPENYTYWDMVTRARERNVGWRIDYFMVSNSFVKNIAKADIHSDVQGSDHCPVSIQIKNNKG, from the coding sequence ATGGCAAAAACAAGAAATACAACAGTATATTCATGGAATGTGAACGGACTCAGAGCGGTTCATAAGAAAGGTTTTCTTGACTGGATGAAAGTCGCAAAACCAGACATTCTGTGTCTTCAGGAAACGAAGGCTCACTTTGAGCAGCTGCCGGGAGAGCTAAAGGAGATAAAAGGTTACACATCGTATTTTCATTCTGCAAAGAAGAAGGGTTACTCAGGCGTTGCGGTTTATACCAGGGTGGAACCGATAAATGTTTCGCTTGGAATCGGAAATGACTATTATGACGATGAGGGAAGATGCATAATACTTGAGTTTAAGGATTATGTGCTGGCTAATTGTTATTTCCCGAACGGAGGGAGAGGACCTGAGAGAGTAAGATACAAACTTGGATTTTACGATGAGCTGTTTTTTCTACTCCAGAGAAAATATTATTCGAGGAAAGGTGTTATAGTAACAGGAGATTACAACACTGCACATAAAGAAATTGATTTGGCAAGACCCAAACAAAATGAAACGAACTCGGGATTCCTGCCCGAGGAACGGGAATGGATAGACAAGATTATTAACCTCGGCTACACGGATATATTTCGTGAATTCAACAAGGAGCCGGAGAACTACACATACTGGGACATGGTAACGCGTGCAAGAGAAAGGAACGTCGGGTGGAGAATAGATTATTTTATGGTATCAAACAGTTTTGTTAAGAACATAGCCAAAGCTGACATACATTCAGATGTGCAAGGAAGCGACCACTGTCCTGTATCGATTCAAATTAAAAATAATAAAGGTTAA
- a CDS encoding bifunctional acetate--CoA ligase family protein/GNAT family N-acetyltransferase, which produces MIDLKLIFYSDMGVHKLDSFFNPRRIAITGVSINPNSVSGKVVTNLVGSGFKGVVYPVNPDAEAVFGIPCYKSLSSLPKTPDLVVICNAAKEVPDIVEMAGESGVRNIIIMSAGFKEIGAEGRELEERIKTSLKKFNGLRILGPNCLGIIVPSLNLNVSFASGIPKSGNIAFISQSGALCTSVLDWAIEKKIGFSYFISIGNTLDVDYSDLIDFIGEDDKTKSIVLYIESVRQARKFMTAARSFARTKPIVAYKAGRFPESAKVAASHTGAMAAEDAIYDAAFKRMGVTRVFDIGEIFDVVELIGRNRIPKGARLGIVTNAGGPGVMAVDALIAEDGILAQLSDETFKKLNESLPPYWSKGNPVDVLGDANSKRIAKAAQILFEDKTIDAVLVILTPQAMTNPAAAASELSKISEAHKKPLLAAFLGGEKIKEGVRILNDNGIPVYSTPEQAVRAFMKLVTYSRNLELLYETPEDINVKFSPDRDKLRFSFESLIPDKTNILTESLSKSILEAYGITTSKPYKVTAVRDLKKSADIVGYPLVMKVDSQDISHKSDVGGVVLNIEDYEMLSAAYVRMMNNIKEKLPDARVEGVSLQKMIKYKDSVELILGIKRDETFGTVIMVGMGGTGAELFKDRVIGFPPLNESLAYNMLASLKIFPLLKGYRGSKPVNLDVLIETLIRLSYLAADYPEITELDINPLLVHSEGAIALDARVVVDKSLSAYGEHDYSHLAIKPYPDEYIRKITLNDGKEVTFRPIKPEDEPMWTELLANCSKESIYSRFRFFFQWDSHEVAARYCYIDYDRELAIVAEIVENGKRKLIGVGRLIADPDHENVEYAILIMDSFQNRDLGGLLTDYCFEIAKKWGLKRIVAQTTSDNKRMIAVFEKRGFNIDFDPRSSLVEVSKPLDNIN; this is translated from the coding sequence TTGATAGATTTAAAATTAATATTCTATTCAGATATGGGTGTCCATAAATTAGATAGTTTCTTTAATCCCCGTAGAATTGCTATTACTGGTGTATCCATTAATCCAAACAGCGTCAGCGGAAAAGTCGTTACGAACCTAGTCGGTAGTGGATTTAAAGGTGTTGTGTATCCCGTGAATCCTGATGCCGAAGCTGTCTTTGGTATTCCTTGCTATAAAAGCTTAAGCAGCTTGCCTAAAACTCCCGACCTCGTCGTAATCTGCAACGCTGCAAAAGAAGTACCCGATATTGTTGAAATGGCGGGTGAATCAGGCGTTAGAAATATTATTATAATGTCCGCAGGTTTCAAAGAAATCGGTGCAGAAGGACGCGAACTCGAGGAAAGAATTAAAACATCTCTTAAAAAGTTTAACGGCTTAAGAATCCTCGGTCCGAATTGTCTCGGGATTATAGTTCCGAGTCTTAATCTTAATGTTAGTTTTGCATCGGGAATTCCTAAGTCTGGTAATATTGCTTTTATTTCTCAATCAGGTGCATTGTGTACTTCTGTCCTTGATTGGGCTATTGAGAAGAAAATAGGATTCTCATACTTTATTTCAATCGGAAACACTCTCGATGTTGATTATTCCGACTTGATAGACTTTATAGGTGAGGACGACAAGACGAAATCTATAGTACTTTATATTGAGTCTGTCAGGCAGGCAAGAAAGTTTATGACTGCTGCTCGTTCGTTCGCTCGTACAAAGCCGATTGTTGCTTATAAAGCAGGTAGATTCCCCGAATCTGCTAAAGTCGCCGCTTCCCATACGGGTGCTATGGCTGCCGAAGATGCTATCTATGATGCTGCTTTTAAAAGAATGGGAGTAACAAGAGTTTTTGATATCGGTGAAATATTTGATGTTGTCGAACTTATAGGACGAAATAGAATTCCAAAAGGTGCGCGGCTGGGTATAGTAACAAATGCCGGCGGTCCGGGTGTTATGGCTGTGGATGCTTTGATAGCCGAAGATGGAATTCTTGCACAACTTAGTGATGAGACTTTTAAAAAGCTAAATGAAAGTCTCCCTCCTTACTGGTCAAAAGGAAATCCTGTCGATGTCCTCGGAGATGCAAACTCTAAAAGAATAGCTAAAGCCGCACAGATTTTGTTTGAAGATAAAACCATTGATGCTGTACTCGTTATTCTCACTCCTCAGGCAATGACTAATCCTGCCGCGGCGGCTTCTGAATTGAGTAAAATTAGTGAAGCTCATAAGAAACCTCTTCTTGCCGCATTCCTCGGAGGAGAAAAGATTAAAGAAGGCGTTAGAATTCTTAATGATAATGGTATCCCTGTTTACTCTACTCCTGAACAGGCAGTTCGTGCATTTATGAAACTCGTTACTTATTCAAGAAACCTTGAACTGCTTTATGAAACACCCGAGGACATAAACGTAAAATTCTCTCCCGACAGGGATAAACTTAGATTTAGTTTTGAATCATTGATACCGGATAAGACAAACATCCTTACAGAAAGTTTATCAAAATCTATTCTTGAAGCTTATGGTATTACTACTTCCAAACCATACAAAGTAACAGCAGTAAGAGACTTGAAAAAATCTGCTGATATCGTCGGTTATCCATTAGTTATGAAAGTAGATTCACAGGATATTTCTCATAAGTCTGATGTCGGTGGAGTTGTACTGAATATTGAAGATTATGAAATGCTGTCGGCAGCTTATGTTAGAATGATGAACAATATTAAGGAAAAATTACCGGACGCAAGAGTTGAAGGTGTTTCACTTCAAAAAATGATTAAGTACAAAGATTCCGTGGAACTTATTCTTGGAATTAAGCGGGATGAGACATTCGGTACCGTTATAATGGTTGGTATGGGTGGAACGGGTGCTGAATTGTTTAAAGACAGGGTTATTGGATTTCCGCCGCTTAACGAAAGTCTCGCTTATAATATGCTTGCATCCCTTAAAATATTTCCATTGCTCAAAGGATACAGAGGCAGTAAGCCCGTAAATCTTGATGTGCTTATAGAAACTCTTATAAGACTTTCATATTTGGCAGCCGATTATCCTGAAATTACCGAACTCGATATTAATCCATTACTTGTACATAGCGAAGGTGCTATAGCCCTTGATGCAAGAGTTGTTGTTGATAAATCTCTGTCTGCTTACGGTGAACATGATTACAGTCATCTCGCTATTAAACCCTATCCTGACGAATATATTAGAAAGATTACATTAAACGACGGAAAGGAAGTTACATTTAGACCTATTAAACCTGAAGATGAACCCATGTGGACTGAACTTCTTGCAAACTGCTCGAAGGAATCTATTTATTCAAGGTTCAGGTTTTTCTTTCAGTGGGATTCGCATGAAGTTGCCGCAAGATACTGTTATATCGACTACGATAGGGAACTTGCAATCGTTGCCGAAATAGTCGAAAATGGAAAAAGAAAACTAATCGGTGTCGGTAGATTAATCGCAGATCCTGATCACGAAAATGTTGAGTATGCAATCCTAATTATGGATTCCTTTCAGAACAGAGACTTAGGCGGACTGCTGACTGACTACTGTTTTGAGATTGCTAAGAAATGGGGCTTGAAGAGGATAGTCGCACAAACAACTTCCGATAACAAGCGTATGATTGCTGTTTTCGAAAAGAGAGGATTCAATATTGATTTTGATCCCCGTTCATCATTAGTCGAAGTTTCAAAACCTTTGGATAATATAAATTAA
- a CDS encoding acetate--CoA ligase family protein: MNTDFNKFFYPKSIAVVGASSKEGTLGYELLGNLLKFGYKGKLYPINPKADTIHDLKCYKSLSDIKDVVDLAVIMLGKNLVLQAIDDCKDKNIDSVIVITAGFKEVGEEGVTLEQDLISKVKKYGMRLVGPNCMGIINTKNDVLMNGTFIKGTPVAGGIGFVSQSGALGAAVLKIIEKFDIGFSQFLSIGNKADVSENDLIEYWKTNKDVGVITAYLESFSDAKEFLNICRDVTKHKPVIAIKAARTSAGMKAASSHTGALASADTIAQTLFEQSGVIRVDSVEDMFNLAKAFDRAKLPEGNRVGILTNAGGPAILTVDEADKCGLDVVNLSENTKNKLREIVLPEASVNNPVDLLPPANAQVYGKATEILLADENVDAGILILGPPLMFDTVEITKYICDAANKSGKCAIVVVMSQDEIISEVAKVIPVHPPLFNSAEKAAWAIGEMLKYKKHKEVPYGTIKKFNVNSKGVKSIINKYKTGNVYLDFNDVYDILNHYKMPIVETKIAKDVQQSIYDANQIGFPVVAKVFGRELVHKSDVGGVALNIQDEEELLNVESKIIAGLKEKGIDSKLEGFILQPFTKIEDGVETILGAFEDKQAGHLLMFGLGGIFVEVFKDVKFRVAPLNDIDAQSMIKSIKSFEILKGIRGKKSVDIEYIEENLLKLSQLVTDFPEFSEIDLNPFVFSPNRNKSKILDARIKLR; encoded by the coding sequence ATGAATACTGACTTTAATAAATTCTTCTATCCGAAATCCATAGCCGTTGTTGGAGCTTCTTCAAAAGAAGGAACTCTTGGGTATGAACTGCTTGGTAACTTGCTTAAATTTGGTTATAAAGGTAAACTTTATCCTATTAATCCAAAAGCAGATACTATTCATGATTTGAAATGCTATAAATCATTATCAGACATTAAAGATGTTGTTGACCTCGCAGTAATTATGCTTGGTAAGAATTTAGTCTTACAGGCTATTGATGATTGCAAAGACAAGAATATTGATTCCGTAATAGTGATTACCGCGGGATTTAAAGAAGTAGGTGAAGAGGGTGTTACTCTTGAACAGGATTTGATTTCAAAGGTTAAGAAATACGGTATGCGTTTGGTTGGACCGAATTGCATGGGTATTATTAACACAAAGAATGATGTACTTATGAATGGGACGTTCATAAAAGGAACTCCTGTTGCAGGCGGTATTGGATTTGTCTCGCAAAGCGGAGCTCTTGGAGCAGCCGTATTGAAGATTATTGAAAAGTTTGATATCGGATTCTCTCAGTTCCTTAGTATCGGGAACAAAGCTGACGTTTCGGAAAATGACCTTATTGAATACTGGAAAACTAATAAAGATGTTGGTGTTATTACCGCATATCTTGAATCCTTCTCTGACGCTAAAGAATTTCTGAATATATGCAGGGATGTTACTAAGCATAAACCTGTTATAGCTATAAAAGCAGCAAGAACATCCGCGGGTATGAAGGCTGCCTCGTCTCATACGGGAGCGCTCGCGAGTGCTGACACTATTGCTCAGACGCTTTTTGAACAGTCGGGCGTTATTAGAGTCGATTCCGTTGAAGATATGTTCAATCTTGCTAAAGCTTTTGACAGAGCAAAACTTCCTGAAGGAAATAGAGTTGGTATTCTTACTAATGCAGGCGGTCCGGCAATTCTTACCGTTGATGAAGCTGATAAATGCGGACTCGATGTTGTGAATCTTTCTGAAAACACAAAGAATAAATTAAGAGAAATAGTTCTTCCCGAAGCATCCGTTAACAATCCTGTTGACCTGCTTCCTCCTGCAAATGCTCAGGTTTACGGCAAGGCTACAGAAATTCTTTTAGCAGATGAAAATGTAGATGCTGGTATTTTGATACTTGGTCCACCTCTTATGTTTGATACTGTCGAAATCACAAAATATATTTGCGATGCTGCGAATAAAAGCGGCAAATGTGCTATTGTTGTCGTTATGTCTCAGGATGAAATAATATCTGAAGTTGCAAAAGTTATACCTGTTCATCCTCCTTTATTCAACAGCGCTGAGAAAGCAGCTTGGGCTATAGGTGAAATGCTGAAATACAAAAAGCACAAGGAGGTACCGTATGGAACGATTAAGAAGTTTAATGTTAACAGCAAAGGTGTCAAAAGTATTATTAATAAATACAAAACAGGTAACGTATATCTTGATTTTAATGATGTATATGATATCTTGAATCATTACAAAATGCCTATCGTTGAAACTAAAATTGCTAAAGATGTTCAGCAATCAATCTATGATGCTAATCAAATAGGTTTTCCGGTTGTTGCTAAAGTATTCGGCAGAGAGCTTGTGCATAAATCTGATGTGGGCGGTGTTGCGTTGAATATTCAGGATGAAGAGGAACTTTTAAATGTTGAGAGCAAAATTATTGCCGGATTGAAAGAGAAGGGGATTGATAGCAAGCTCGAAGGATTTATATTACAGCCTTTTACAAAAATTGAAGACGGAGTAGAGACAATACTCGGTGCTTTTGAAGATAAACAGGCAGGTCATTTACTCATGTTTGGTCTCGGAGGTATATTTGTTGAGGTGTTCAAAGATGTTAAATTCAGAGTTGCTCCTCTTAACGATATAGATGCTCAGTCTATGATTAAATCAATTAAGAGCTTCGAGATTCTTAAAGGTATCAGGGGGAAGAAATCAGTTGATATAGAATACATTGAAGAGAATCTTCTTAAGCTTTCTCAGCTTGTTACTGATTTCCCCGAATTTTCTGAGATAGATTTAAATCCGTTTGTGTTTTCACCAAACAGAAATAAGTCGAAAATACTTGATGCAAGAATAAAGCTAAGATAA
- the bla gene encoding class A beta-lactamase, producing the protein MLPYYSPLREKYPEGNVELSIDELIQYAVSESDNVACDLLFRLIGGPTVVNDFLLSLDINDISVVATEEEMHESWDIQYRNWSTPRAAAQLLSKFKNKKILNSTYEYLWNVMTKTKTGAKRLKGLLPERTIIAHKTGTGPENNDGMTSATNDIGIITLPNGNSFAIAVFVSDSYETMETNEEIIAKISRATYDYFLNKK; encoded by the coding sequence CTGCTTCCCTATTATAGTCCGCTCAGAGAAAAATATCCCGAGGGAAATGTCGAGTTGTCAATAGATGAGCTTATTCAGTATGCAGTATCTGAAAGCGATAATGTTGCATGTGACTTACTGTTCAGGCTTATTGGTGGACCAACTGTTGTGAATGATTTTTTACTTTCACTTGATATTAACGATATTTCAGTAGTTGCTACAGAAGAAGAAATGCATGAAAGCTGGGATATACAATACCGAAACTGGTCAACACCAAGGGCAGCTGCACAATTACTTTCGAAATTCAAAAACAAAAAGATACTAAATAGCACATATGAATATTTATGGAACGTAATGACTAAAACTAAAACAGGAGCAAAAAGATTAAAGGGACTTTTGCCTGAGAGAACGATAATCGCTCATAAAACAGGCACGGGACCTGAAAATAATGATGGTATGACGAGTGCAACAAATGATATCGGAATAATTACATTACCGAACGGTAACAGTTTTGCAATAGCAGTATTCGTCTCAGATTCTTATGAAACAATGGAAACCAATGAAGAAATCATAGCAAAAATATCAAGAGCTACCTACGATTACTTTCTTAATAAGAAATAG
- a CDS encoding serine hydrolase — protein MIKKIIMTLVMILSVSKAFSQTDILKENIDEIISGKRAVVGVAICSEDGLDTLSIKGTERFPMQSVYKYHLALTVLNLVEKGKIQLKDKIVI, from the coding sequence ATGATTAAAAAAATTATAATGACACTGGTAATGATACTATCTGTGTCAAAAGCTTTTTCTCAGACGGATATTCTGAAGGAAAATATCGATGAAATTATTTCGGGTAAACGTGCAGTCGTAGGTGTTGCAATCTGTTCTGAAGATGGTCTTGACACTTTATCTATCAAAGGTACAGAGAGATTTCCGATGCAAAGCGTTTATAAATACCATCTTGCCCTGACAGTCCTTAATCTCGTTGAAAAGGGAAAGATTCAACTTAAGGATAAAATTGTAATTTGA
- a CDS encoding 6-carboxytetrahydropterin synthase — translation MKIAKEFRWEMGHRLPEHTGLCRNIHGHSYRMVVEISGEVLPNGMIIDFYDLGLIVKPILSKLDHCFLVYSKDKPVLEFLKKHKMKMVVVEYLATVENICSDITEKIAFEFKKQKVRNITEISVKLFETPNSFAEMNLKMQ, via the coding sequence ATGAAAATAGCTAAAGAATTTAGATGGGAAATGGGTCATAGACTTCCGGAGCATACAGGTCTTTGCAGGAATATACACGGTCATTCGTATAGAATGGTTGTTGAGATTTCAGGTGAAGTTCTTCCTAACGGTATGATAATTGACTTTTATGACCTTGGATTAATAGTCAAACCGATACTTTCAAAACTTGACCACTGTTTTCTCGTTTATTCAAAAGATAAGCCGGTTTTAGAATTTCTTAAAAAACACAAGATGAAAATGGTTGTTGTCGAATATCTCGCAACTGTCGAAAATATCTGCTCAGATATTACCGAAAAGATTGCTTTTGAATTTAAGAAACAGAAAGTTAGGAATATTACCGAAATATCGGTTAAGTTATTTGAAACCCCGAATTCTTTTGCTGAAATGAACTTAAAAATGCAGTAA